A single genomic interval of Candidatus Anstonellales archaeon harbors:
- the rrp42 gene encoding exosome complex protein Rrp42, producing the protein MEMTNEDILAEIKKDHIKRLLEKNERPDGRKEDEYRPITLQKNIFENAEGSALASIGKTQVLAGIKFGIAPPFADKPNEGIFSTSAEFTPIGSFMFEPGPPSPEAIELARVVDRGIRSSETFDLKSFFIEEGKVLALYLDLYVLDHDGNLFDAALLAGMAALSSTRLPKIENGEIIVGEYSSNLEIKEKVVSCTFAKFGKHILLDPSLDEERGMECRLTISTIPGFVCSMQKGGWGSFSKDEVLMLIDLAFKKGDELRNILNKG; encoded by the coding sequence ATGGAAATGACAAATGAAGATATTCTTGCAGAAATAAAAAAGGACCACATAAAGCGACTTCTTGAAAAGAATGAGCGCCCTGATGGAAGAAAAGAGGACGAATATCGTCCAATAACTCTTCAAAAAAATATTTTTGAAAACGCCGAGGGATCAGCTCTTGCTTCAATAGGAAAGACTCAAGTTTTGGCAGGCATCAAATTCGGGATAGCTCCTCCATTTGCCGATAAGCCGAATGAAGGAATCTTTTCGACTTCAGCCGAATTTACCCCTATCGGCTCTTTTATGTTTGAACCGGGCCCTCCCTCTCCAGAGGCTATCGAATTAGCTCGCGTCGTTGATAGAGGAATCAGAAGTTCAGAAACCTTCGACCTTAAGTCATTTTTTATAGAAGAAGGAAAGGTCCTTGCTTTATATCTTGACCTTTATGTTCTTGATCACGACGGCAATCTTTTCGATGCTGCTTTGCTTGCAGGAATGGCTGCACTTTCTTCAACTAGATTACCAAAGATCGAAAACGGAGAGATAATAGTTGGAGAATACAGTAGCAATCTCGAGATCAAAGAAAAAGTTGTAAGCTGTACATTTGCAAAATTCGGCAAGCACATTTTACTTGACCCCTCTCTTGACGAAGAGCGTGGGATGGAATGTAGACTTACAATCTCAACTATCCCTGGTTTTGTTTGTTCGATGCAGAAAGGGGGATGGGGGTCGTTTTCAAAAGATGAGGTTCTTATGCTCATAGATCTTGCCTTTAAAAAGGGAGACGAGTTAAGAAATATACTGAACAAAGGGTGA
- a CDS encoding adenylosuccinate synthase produces the protein MSSTVVVGLQWGDEGKGKIADYLAASADLVVRFNGGNNAGHTVIVDNKTYRFHLLPCGVISGKRVLIGSGVVLDPSVTLSEIDSLKSLGIQVNLGIDYKTHIITPYHRILDKLEDSVQGKRGAGSTRSGIAPAYADKYARVGIRFEDLINKYLIKKKMEFAYKRVKKLLSLYPIKETSEFKDFSKEYIEYGTKLKKYGSDVSAEVNEAIDNGKSVLFEAAQGALLDIDHGVYPFCTSSSVIAGGVCTGVGLSPKKIGKIIGVVKAYTSRVGNGPLPTELPKKQANYIRNKGSEYGTTTGRPRRIGWLDLVAVKYACRLNGVDEIALTKIDTLSGIHKIKACIAYEYKGKTLTSYPSQPSILSQCVPIYKEFSGWGLNQGIKSFEQLDSNCKEYINFISDFCQVPVSIISLGPRREETIKA, from the coding sequence TTGTCATCCACCGTAGTTGTTGGTCTTCAATGGGGAGATGAAGGAAAAGGGAAAATAGCAGATTATCTCGCCGCCTCAGCAGATTTAGTTGTTCGCTTTAATGGGGGCAATAATGCAGGGCATACAGTTATCGTAGACAACAAAACTTACAGATTTCATCTACTTCCTTGCGGAGTCATATCGGGAAAGAGAGTCTTAATAGGTTCGGGAGTAGTTCTTGACCCTTCAGTTACCCTCTCAGAAATAGACTCACTGAAGAGTTTAGGCATACAGGTAAACTTAGGCATAGACTATAAAACACATATAATCACTCCATATCATCGCATTTTGGATAAACTAGAGGATAGTGTACAAGGAAAAAGAGGTGCAGGGTCAACCAGAAGCGGAATCGCCCCAGCTTACGCAGATAAGTATGCACGCGTAGGCATCCGGTTTGAGGATCTAATAAATAAATACCTAATAAAGAAAAAGATGGAGTTTGCTTATAAACGAGTAAAGAAATTGTTATCTCTCTATCCAATCAAAGAAACTAGCGAGTTTAAAGACTTCTCTAAAGAATACATAGAATATGGTACAAAATTAAAAAAATATGGTTCAGACGTCTCAGCAGAAGTAAATGAAGCTATAGACAATGGCAAAAGCGTCTTGTTTGAAGCGGCACAGGGCGCACTGTTAGATATTGACCACGGAGTTTACCCCTTCTGCACCTCTTCAAGTGTAATTGCAGGTGGCGTTTGCACAGGAGTTGGCCTCTCACCTAAAAAGATCGGAAAAATCATAGGTGTAGTTAAGGCTTACACTTCACGTGTAGGTAACGGTCCTCTTCCGACGGAATTGCCAAAAAAACAAGCAAATTACATACGCAATAAAGGCAGTGAATACGGTACAACTACTGGTAGGCCACGAAGAATAGGTTGGCTTGACTTAGTTGCAGTAAAATATGCCTGTAGATTAAACGGCGTCGATGAAATCGCACTTACTAAAATCGACACTCTCTCAGGAATCCACAAAATAAAAGCATGTATCGCATATGAATACAAAGGAAAAACATTAACTTCCTATCCTTCCCAACCGTCCATTTTATCCCAATGCGTTCCTATATATAAAGAGTTTTCTGGTTGGGGCCTCAACCAAGGAATAAAAAGTTTTGAGCAACTTGACTCAAACTGCAAGGAATACATCAATTTTATTTCTGACTTTTGTCAAGTTCCTGTCTCGATTATCTCACTAGGTCCAAGAAGAGAAGAAACTATTAAAGCATAA
- a CDS encoding DHH family phosphoesterase, whose product MHVNPLKRLYSSNVLLTFHSQGDLDAVASASALYFFLPKSTIFMQDSINAESRKLAESLGIKIERISEANLSNFSSIVLLDCNSRILVPNLKADKVDLIIDHHPPHQDLIPSTTSVIDPNSCATCEVLCSLIPQTKITKKIALCLLAGIVSDSAHFRSASNKTFQTVSRLLCKAGITYYELLEQIHTPTDISQRFEMLRAMQGVNFERKGNFLVVTAIVNSFEAHVASTLVYAGADFAFVAHKGKKQLRISARVSRAGMSVVDLSSIMSQVSAVFGGSGGGHPYAAGYDGDCPEKAEEILSFCKGRVLEKLQK is encoded by the coding sequence ATGCATGTGAACCCACTCAAAAGACTTTATAGCTCAAATGTCTTACTCACTTTTCATTCGCAAGGGGATCTAGATGCAGTTGCTTCGGCCTCTGCCCTTTACTTTTTTTTACCAAAATCCACAATCTTCATGCAGGATTCCATAAATGCTGAATCACGCAAACTTGCAGAAAGTCTGGGCATCAAAATAGAGCGTATCTCAGAAGCAAATCTCTCGAACTTCTCATCAATAGTATTACTTGACTGTAATTCTCGTATTCTGGTACCCAATCTAAAGGCTGATAAGGTTGATTTGATTATTGATCATCACCCGCCTCATCAGGATCTTATCCCTTCTACAACTTCAGTAATCGACCCTAACTCGTGCGCAACCTGCGAAGTTCTCTGCTCATTAATCCCACAAACCAAAATAACCAAGAAAATAGCCCTATGTCTTCTTGCAGGTATAGTTTCAGACAGCGCGCACTTTAGAAGTGCAAGCAACAAAACCTTCCAGACCGTTAGCCGACTCCTCTGCAAAGCAGGTATTACTTATTACGAGCTTCTTGAACAAATCCATACTCCAACAGACATATCCCAGCGTTTTGAAATGCTGCGTGCAATGCAAGGAGTCAACTTTGAAAGAAAAGGCAACTTTTTAGTAGTTACTGCTATCGTAAACTCCTTTGAGGCACATGTAGCATCAACTTTGGTGTATGCTGGTGCTGATTTCGCATTCGTAGCCCACAAGGGAAAAAAGCAGCTGAGAATTTCTGCAAGAGTAAGCAGAGCAGGGATGAGTGTCGTTGACCTTTCCTCAATAATGAGCCAAGTTTCAGCGGTATTTGGAGGAAGTGGAGGAGGCCACCCGTATGCAGCAGGTTATGACGGAGATTGTCCAGAAAAGGCAGAAGAGATCCTCTCTTTTTGCAAGGGGCGTGTATTAGAAAAACTACAGAAATAA
- a CDS encoding prefoldin subunit, whose protein sequence is MVNIADAINEFQNLQRQLLAVIGQKQQLLLQEEEIKVAKEELKSAKGQIFRAVGGVLIESNPKDTAAALDAQVEAIKLRAKMIEKQEERITKRMNEIKETVERAESKKEAY, encoded by the coding sequence GTGGTAAATATTGCTGATGCAATAAACGAATTTCAGAACCTTCAACGCCAACTGTTAGCCGTGATTGGGCAAAAGCAACAGCTACTTCTTCAAGAAGAAGAAATAAAAGTCGCAAAGGAAGAATTGAAGTCAGCAAAAGGCCAAATATTTCGGGCGGTAGGCGGTGTTCTCATAGAATCTAACCCTAAAGATACCGCTGCAGCACTTGATGCTCAAGTTGAAGCCATTAAACTCAGAGCGAAAATGATAGAAAAGCAAGAAGAAAGAATAACCAAAAGAATGAATGAGATAAAGGAAACCGTAGAACGAGCAGAATCAAAAAAAGAAGCTTATTAA
- a CDS encoding KEOPS complex subunit Pcc1, giving the protein MHQHKCTLELSFPDNKTAKNAYSSLSCEEENKNRSSLSMSLSGKTLIITISSKDLVALRAHLNSILRLAQVIKDVDEIDETKVRE; this is encoded by the coding sequence ATGCATCAACATAAATGCACTCTTGAGCTTTCATTTCCGGACAATAAGACAGCCAAAAACGCTTACTCTTCACTTTCTTGTGAAGAAGAAAATAAAAATAGAAGCTCACTCTCAATGTCTCTATCTGGCAAAACTTTAATAATAACCATTAGCTCCAAAGACTTAGTAGCACTTCGAGCTCATCTCAATTCAATCTTAAGGCTTGCACAAGTAATAAAAGATGTAGATGAGATAGATGAAACAAAGGTGAGAGAATAG
- the rrp41 gene encoding exosome complex exonuclease Rrp41 produces the protein MEKQLINDGKRLDGRGAEDLRPLKIKARVLNGANGSAYVHWGKNKILAGVYGPRECIPKHEASPYTAIIRCRYNMAPFCSLEEHGKSGPSRRSIELSKVIKEVFENVIIAEAYPRTQIDIYIEVLQSDGGTRCAAITAASVALADAGIPIKDLVSAVAVGKVGGEIVLDLSKDEDNFGESDMPVAFSRRNGEILLLQMDGRLTKEEIKKGLSMAQKACFKVSELQAEALRKVYEDRPQEGNALDLSL, from the coding sequence ATGGAAAAACAACTCATCAATGACGGAAAAAGACTAGATGGACGAGGGGCAGAAGATCTTCGGCCTCTCAAAATCAAAGCCCGAGTGCTAAATGGAGCAAACGGCTCTGCTTATGTTCACTGGGGAAAAAATAAGATTTTGGCTGGCGTATACGGTCCCCGCGAATGCATCCCAAAGCACGAAGCTTCGCCTTACACAGCTATAATACGATGCCGCTATAATATGGCACCCTTTTGTTCTCTTGAAGAGCATGGTAAAAGCGGGCCTTCTCGTAGGAGCATAGAGCTGTCAAAAGTTATAAAGGAAGTTTTTGAGAACGTAATAATAGCTGAAGCGTACCCTCGAACCCAGATAGATATCTATATTGAGGTATTACAATCAGACGGCGGCACGAGGTGCGCTGCAATAACTGCCGCATCCGTTGCTCTTGCTGATGCTGGCATCCCCATAAAAGACCTAGTTTCGGCAGTAGCAGTAGGGAAAGTTGGGGGAGAAATCGTGTTGGACCTCTCAAAGGATGAGGACAACTTTGGCGAATCTGATATGCCAGTTGCATTCTCTCGTCGAAACGGCGAAATCCTTCTCTTGCAGATGGACGGGCGGCTAACAAAAGAGGAAATAAAAAAAGGGCTTTCAATGGCTCAAAAAGCTTGCTTTAAAGTGTCGGAGTTGCAGGCTGAGGCCCTTCGAAAAGTGTATGAAGATCGACCCCAAGAAGGAAACGCTCTTGACCTTTCTCTTTAG